In Symmachiella dynata, the following are encoded in one genomic region:
- a CDS encoding TadE/TadG family type IV pilus assembly protein, with protein sequence MSARTDRQRGRHARGTVATEFAIALPILLLIALGTCDFGRIVHFHQVVANAARTGAETGAVRQFSNYTRPSWEATVRQAVINEMSNIPDFDESDMEYDLSTNVDGDGIMHIAVEVSYPFRTVVDWPALPSETNLFKHAEYCQFR encoded by the coding sequence GTGTCCGCGCGTACTGACCGGCAACGGGGCCGCCATGCGCGGGGGACTGTGGCGACTGAATTCGCGATAGCGCTGCCGATTTTGTTGCTGATCGCGCTGGGCACTTGTGATTTCGGTCGCATCGTCCACTTTCACCAGGTTGTAGCCAATGCTGCTCGCACGGGAGCAGAAACCGGCGCTGTCCGTCAATTCAGCAATTACACGCGTCCCTCTTGGGAGGCGACCGTTCGACAAGCGGTGATCAATGAGATGTCGAATATTCCGGATTTTGACGAGTCGGATATGGAATACGACTTATCGACGAACGTCGACGGGGATGGCATCATGCACATTGCCGTCGAGGTCTCCTATCCGTTTCGCACGGTCGTGGACTGGCCGGCTTTACCCTCAGAAACCAACTTGTTCAAACATGCGGAATATTGCCAGTTCCGCTAG